GATGAAGTTGAATTCTTTAATTCGAACCTGGATGattctcagagagaagctgtgtccTTTACTCTGCGGCAGAGAGAACTGGCTGTGATTCATGGACCACCGGGCACTGGGAAGACCACCACAGTGGTGGAGATAATCCTGCAAGCAGTAAAACAAGGCCAGAAGGTGCAGAAAGTCTATTTTATTCAGTGTATATGTgaatgttatgttatatatgtttttctccTACTGATTAATTCAGTTACATGTACTGTGTTCTGTCATTGTCAGTTGTATCTTTGCAGCACCTCAGTCTAGACAGGGTCATTTTCACATTTGGATTCCGTGTTTGTGCAGGTCCTCTGCTGTGCGCCCTCTAACGTGGCCGTGGATAATTTAGTGGAGAGGTTAGCTCGGTGCAAAGCAAAGGTGCTGAGGCTGGGTCACCCTGCCAGACTTCTGGAGTCCATACAGAAACACTCACTGGACGCCATCCTCGCACAGAGTGACAACGCGAACATCATCGCTGACATCCGTAAAGACATCGATAAAGCATTTGTAAGTAGTTTAGTGTTTGCTCCTACTGGTATGTGGGCAATCTAGACtgatttgttgtatttattattattcttttcttttcctttttttttttcaagattgGAATGAAGAAGATGCGTGAAAAAGGAGACCGGGGGAACTTCAAAAGAGAAATAGGGGAGCTTAGAAAAGAGCTGAAATCAAGGGAAGCAACAGCCATAGCCCAGATCCTAAAAAGTGCTGATGTTGTGTTATCAACCAACACAGGTCAGTGCTGTCCTTTGagtgaagaaaatgtaattcagtCGTTGCAGTGATGATTAAAGGAAATCACACAGCACTTGTCTCCATCTGCAGGTGCTAGTGGCGACGGGCCTCTGAAGTTCCTGCCAGCAGAGCATTTTGATTGGGTTGTGATAGACGAGTGCGCTCAGGCGCTGGAGAGCAGCTGCTGGATCGCCCTGCTGAAGGCACGCAAGTGCGTTCTGGCTGGAGACTACAAGCAGTTACCACCTACTATCAAATCACAAAAGTAAAGAAACtggctttcttcttttttcattcgTATGTAAATAACACTCAAGCTTTTGTATTTGTCCTGTGgcaacatttgaaacattttcataagAGATCCTGTAAACATATCAGAATATTTCTtcatttatgacaaaaaaatctgagttAAGCTCTTAAATAGCAACATGGGCTGTTCTTTTTAGCTTTCtgaactttactgttttgggtGTGGTGTGGTTGGACTTTAATATGTGCAACTGTCAACAACACTCATCCAATTTTGTTCAAAAGCAAAATTCTGATTGATGCACTGAAATATGTGACATCATCCCCTTCCAGTTGAGCCCTGCACTCAAACCACTGACAcatcacagacaaaaaaacaaacacagaagtctctcatataaaatataaaaaacctTTTCTAACTTTGGCAGAAAATGTGTGTTCTTGCAGGACCCCATCGACCAAAGTAAGAAGCTGATTGTTTTTAGGGCCTTTTTATAAGATCTTGTTACAGATTTTTATAGTTTGctgcacattgtttttctttgtgctcCACAGGGCTGCATCCAAAGGCCTCTCTCTGAGTCTCATGGAGAGACTTATCCAGATGTATGGGGACTCCGTGGTCCGTATGCTAACAGTTCAGTACCGCATGAACAGTGCCATCATGACGTGGGCCTCCAAAGAGATGTACCAGGGCAGACTAACCGCTCACAGCTCTGTGGAGAGGCACTTGTTAAAGTGAGTGCAAGCTAAATGATGGAGAGTATTTCACAGTTGTATTTCAGTGAATGATAAatcattcaaatgtaaaaaaaattatatctTTGATGCTAAAGAGATTTACCGGGAGTCACCTGTGTTGAAGAGACCAGCACGCCACTTCTTCTTATCGACACTGCTGGCTGCGGTCTGAGTGAGATGGAGGTCACAGATGAGCAGTCCAAAGGCAACCAGGGTTAGTCATTTTTAttgcaagaaataaaatgttattacagTTAGTGTGTTGTGGATCTAACACAGTGGATTCTTTCCTCAGGTGAGGTCGACATTGTTGAACTGCACATAAAGGCCTTGACTGGAGCCGGGGTTAAAGCTAAAGACATCGCTGTTATTGCTCCATACAATCTACAAGTAAGTCACTGATTGAAGGTAATGTAGTGTAAAATGTTTCCTAACTCAACTTATACTACTGTTCTTTGTCATAGCAATAATGCCAaacttttatttccattttttgtgaTATAAGAGATCTACACTTTCacagtaatgaaaataaaatgcccaaaatctaaaatgtaatgttaactAGGGAATAAAGTTAAATCAAAAGGTCTTACAGTTGTTCCTCAAAAAGGCTAATCGacttgtattttaatgtgttatCTCTGTGAAGGTCGATCTTCTGCGTCAGAAACTTTCTGCGAGGCATCCAGAGCTGGAGATAAAGTCCGTGGATGGATTTCagggcagagagaaagaggctgtGGTTTTGTCGTTAGTTCGCTCCAACAGAAAGGGTAACTTATTTAGCTGTTTCTGCCACACCATGAACGTTTGCGAGCATTCattgatatatttattcattcctTTATTTTAGGTGAAGTTGGATTTCTGTCAGAGGACAGAAGGATTAATGTGGCTGTTACACGTGCAAGACGTCACATCGCTGTTGTGTGCGACACCCAGACCGTCCAGACTCATGCTTTCCTGAAGTCCCTGATCAATCATATGACTGAGTTTGGCGAGGTCAGAACAGCATTTGAGTACATCCAAGACATCGTGCCACAGAACTACACCcgtgaccacaaagacacaaaggcTGATACGTCTGCCAGCAGCTCCAAATCCACCAAACAGAAGGTTAAAGATCAGCCTCCGAGCAGGGCGAAGcaacaacaaactaaatccACTGGTAGCAGCAGTAATGAAAATACTGCTGGTACAGAGAAGCACACAAAGTCCTGCCTGACATCCCTGACagaggaagagcagaagaagaacagatgTGCTGAGATCAGAGCACAGGTGGAGAACTTTCTAAAGGACTTAAGTCAGAAAAAACTACAGTTCCCATCGTCGCTTAACTCTCATGACCGCCTGCTGGTCCACCAGATCGCTGAGGAGCTGGGCCTCGTGCATGAGAGTCAAGGTGAAGGTAAGGACAGGTGTATCACGGTTGCCAGGCCCCTGTTGTCAACACAAGCGGAGAAGCCAACacaagaagaagacgaagaagaagaagatgaagaagaagctcAGGAAGAAGAAACACTCCCAAATCCCCAAAGAGAGTCGCTGTGTCAACCTCAAGTAGACCTGAAAAGTTTACATTTGGAGCGAATGAAGAGGGAGCAGCAGAAGAGGGAAGAACAAgctcaacaaaaaaagcaacagagcAGCATCCCACCAGCTCAGGCCACGTCATCAAAGAAGCCCAAGTCTGCCAAAGGTTTGTAATAGAAAACACCTCATTGTAAGTGTTATTTTAAACTCTTTGCTCCGATGTATGCAATGATTAAACTCTTACCATTTCTCTCCCAGGAAAGAACCGGATGAAGGCGGGCGCTTGTGGCATCGCTGCTGCCGCGGCTCCAGATGATGACTTTGACACGCTCATCAACGCTGTCATAAAGGCTGAAAGAGTGTGCAGCTTTGTCAAGTGTAAGGTTTCTGTTCTGACACTCGGACAGCTTTGCCAGTTCTGCAACAGGCAGTATTGTCTCAGTCATCATATACCAGAGGTAAGACAAGAACAGACCCCAAAGAATGAGTAGTTGTTTTGGATTTTGTGTTTATATGACCATGTTGCtgtattaaaaatgcatgaacAATGCGAAGAAATCTTTTTAAAAGGCTGTGTATTGAGTTCACCTTAAGTTACAGTTTAATgggacagttcacccaaaaaatctaacatacatattttttcctcttacctgtagtgcttcTTGTCAacctagattgttttggtgtgagtagcctagttttggagatatcagccgtagagatgtctgtcTTATCaagaatataatgtatttaatgaatgAGCATTCGGCTTCTCGTGCACAAAACGCAAAACACATACATTGGTAAAACTCAAACAGCAATGTCCCTTCCAGATTCTGACCCGGTTACACAGATGATCTAGTTTTGGAGTTATCAgtcgtagagatgtctgccttctcatTGGACTGTATGGCGCCAGTCTTGTGGGGCTATTCAACtatgtttgaaagaaaatagttcctacatgaaactgctcacaacacgGTCTGTTGATTATCTGTGTAACCatgtcatgatttctggaaagagacattgctgttgagtttccAATGCAGGATTTTGGCGTTTTGTGCACTACtagctgagaaaaaaatgtaatgatatttttaatgacatactatactttgacgatttatttattttcagatttttgtgatatttttgcaatattacgacattttaaatgtgtgtagCCATGATTGGGTCATGATTTCTgtaaagagacattgctgttgggTTTTTTCTAATGTACGTTTTTGGTGTTTTGCGCACTACAAGCTGAGTGCCTTATAGTGTCATTATATTCAAGAGAATGCAGACATCTTTATGGCAACTCGCACCAAAAcgatctagattgataaatacaccacatgaaagagaaagaatatGGATTTTAGATTGTAGAAGTGAACTATCcctattaaatgtataaaaaaatagtgtttttctGATCTAATTGTCATGTTGTAAACCCTGTTTAGGTTCACGGCTGTGGAGATAAAGCCAAGTCTCATGCTCGGATGAGAATAAGCAAAGAAGGCATTCTGTACGCAGGGAGTGGGAAGAAAGACAAATCCATGGACCCCAATAAGAAAGCCTATCTGCAAAGGAAACTGGACTCTAAGTTGAAAGATATGTCATCACAGaggaaaccaaaaaacaaagagaatgaCAGTTAATGATTGCAAATGAACTCTGTAAATTAACAAAACTAGAGACTTTGTTCtgaaaaagtttaattaaaCTTGAATTAAACAATACAAATGTTTGAAAACGTCTCCTTTGATCAAATATACAGTTTGTTGCCTTTTAACATTCCTAGTATACATTAAGGTTTTATACAATTTGCTGCTAAATTCCCTGAAATGTATTGAAACTATGCAACTTGTTCCTTATTTGTATCACCTGTAGCAGCTATAACACactcaaaaacatttctgctgtaTGTGAGTCTACTCCACATTCACTGTTATTGTCTGAGGACAGATTGTCAGTGGGAAGGAGTTTTTCCAATCTTCATCCAATCCAGGAGAGAAGTATGGAAAAATCCTCTCAGTAAATCTGTCTTTGAATGAGTGTATTGTTGTCGAATCAGCAGCGTTGATGAAAACCACCTTTCCTTTGTCGTAGTCCAGCTGTACCGTTATCTTCTCAGGCTTATGCTTCAACACCAGCTTGGAGCGAGGCGAAGTCTGAGCCCAGAATGAGTCCCCTTTGCACAGGCCGATCACCCAGAAACCCTCATTCCGGTTGAGGAAGACGGTACTCTTCCTTTGGATGGACTCTTGTGCTACTCCGATGCACCACTCTTTGCCCTGGCCCACATCCACAGTCCAGCTGTGCTTCCCAGATGTGAAGCCTGTCGCTCCCAGCACAGACACACGACTGGTGCAGCGCTCAGGGTTGTCAGGTAGGACTTGCTTACTGCTGTATTGTACACTGGTCAACTCTTTGGAGAACTTTAAGTTGGACTGGGCCGTGTTGGGATCCAGTGTGACGGGAACTGGAAGTATTAACAAAATTCAGTATATTGAAAATACCTCATAATAAACTTTACCTTAAAGCCATTGTCTGCTCACCCACCATAAGTGACGATGTTGGCCATCTTCTTCCAAATCTCAAACCCAAGTGATCCAAGATGCTTTGCGGAGTTGACCAGGATATCTCTGATACATTCTGGCTCTCGAATAGTGCATTTGGCCCTGAAACATGTTCAAATAATTACAACATTGTCTAATGGAAATTGTGCTAATTATGGCAGATGGTGAGTTATACATACCTTTTCTTCATATCCTTGTAGtcctaaatttaaaaaagaaagtaaagaaatacgtctcatttacaaaatgttagATTTGTATTTATATGGCAATCACATGTAGGTGAAAGGCTTTTTTGAAATCAGCATTGATAAAAAGAGTAACGCCTGTACACAACTCCAAACACACAACTTTAAATGGGCAAAGTTTTGATCCCAGTCGGATCTTCTTtaggttaaaaataataatagattaAATATATCAAGtacaaacatgaaaagaaacattGAAATAATACATGCaagtatttaatcaaaaaaatctACACTTACAAAGGTCTACATTATGTGAGTATGACATTttgagatactatactatgactttttgtgacgtACTATACTAAGACGCgttaattacattaattatgGCATAGTAAACAaaactttttgttattttttaacatactataatcaacttttttatgttttgtattattggATATTATACTAAGTCATTTTAAGTACTTTAACTACTTTTCTATTACAAACTGTATTGTTAcctcatttcagattttttttcagtgcatactatactatgcgtttaaaaaaaaaaatcatgacacttttttaaaacaaaccatAATTTGAGTGACAATTGCTTTAACtactataatatgaccttttggtcatttttaagacatactatactatatatcttttctttttttttttttttctgttatactattatttttttctgacagtttCTATACATACTATAGaagtatagtatagtttcttgttatagtttgtcataaaaaaactaagacttttttgcctttaatattacttttttataacaaTCTTTTCATGACATACCCTAATATTActcctttaatacatttttggattactttttctgacaaactatactaggactttctatgacatactatatcctttaatgttttaatgacatAATACTATTAAAGTAGCAGTATACTAGTATAGTATACTAGTATTCTAGTGTACTAGTATACTCCTTTTCTGACTGATTTATAAAATAGCATCCTATAACATGTTATCTAATTTTTTATGGCTTActttaatgtgacttttatgacatttctcACGTcactttttaggacatactatatcatgatattttttcatgatatactatagtatggcttttttatgactttttaaagaaatcttaTGCCATGATCGTACAGAGTTTTCATCATGTACTTCTTACATTACTCATACCTTGTAATCTTTTGTTGCCGTGTTGGATTGTTAATCACATCTTTACAGAGCCCATCAGTCTATTGGTGCATTTATTAGGGTTTGGTGaccatttttaaacattttgaccaTAAGAAGAGCCAACTGGAATTAACATGTTGTCAATTAAATACAGTTATAGTTTGGAGTCAGTATGGAGACGGTACTCTTCTCGTTTTACGGTTTAAATTGCCATGCAGTTGTGTGaacaaaacagtaaatgtaCCTGTAGAAATGGTAAGTCATTTGCTGTGAGATATGCCTCAATATCACTGATGGTGGAAGAGAGGGTTTTGATCTGGTCCTTGATGTTTTCCAGTTTCTCACACATCACCTGTGTCTTAATTTCCTTTTCCTGTTTGAGCACCTTCAGTCTACTGTTTTCCTCCTCCCAAAGGAATTGGTGTAGCTTCTCAAACTCCTCCTTAATCGCTTCTTCAATTTCATATGCTTGGCTCTGTCATGTTGAGAAAACTGGTTATTTTTGGCAGTAAACCAAAGGAATGTTTGTGTGCCATGCTCAGAGTTTTAACTCTGTGGACCGAAAGtgaatataacaagtgaaacTAGAGATTCAGAATTAACCTGTTAACAAAAGATAACCTCCATAAGTAGTGAAATATAACTCAAAATAGAGGTACAAGACATATAACAATTAATAACTTGTACCTGTATATAGTTTTTGGTTTCCTCCCAGTCAACCTTGGTCTTGTTCAGTGTTCTGAGATTTTTCCTCAGACACTCCAGCTTCGCTGAAATTTCtgtctgaaatatttaaaaaaggattgTTCAAATCTCGAGCTCTATAAGTCAATAgacaaagtatttatttgcaACTATGTCAATaatcaatttgttgttttttcctgtgtgtTAAATCAATGTAAACTAaatttcatttagttttagaCTGGTTGGTCTCAGAAACTGTGATGTACACCTTGTATAGACTCaatgattaatcaattgattGAGAAAACAATTCCAATTAAGATATTATTTGCAGCCAAAGGTATCCCCTATGCAcctaaaaaatgtattccaccCCGAGTAGCAACAAATCTTTGCTCTCACAGATCACTCACCGTGTTTCTTGTGATGGAGTGTATTTGCCGTTAATCCCACTGTCATTTTCCCAGattctatttttactttacCTTTTTCTGTGAGGCTGCCTCCTCCAATGGGCTGCACTCATGAACTTTATGCTGTTTTGACGTGTGGCAAACAAGACAGATGGGCTCCAGATCATTATGACAAAAAATCTTTAGCTTCTCATTGTGAAGAAAACAAACGTCTTGATTCCTGCTGGTTCTTTGCACTTGATATGCTTCCGCAGCTATCTTTAGCGCCAAATTGATAGGAGGCCTCCCAAGGACGGACACAGCGCGACACACAGGACATTCTCTGCATCGTTTACATTCCCAGAATTTCTGTAAACAAACTCTGCAAATATTGTGGCCACAATTTAGAAGAACAGGAAGGTAATAAATATCAGAGCATTGAGGACAAAGTAAGTCCTTGTCAAGGAAAGAAATCCCTGCCATCTGGCTGAAGTGTTCCTGTAAAGTGAGGTTACAGGATGCTTCCTTCCTGCTCTTCAGGTGTTTTGACTGAAGGTGGTACAACCCAGAAAATGTTGGCAAACTAGTGCGACTGGTTTAATCAAGTGTTCCTCATACAATACATtcaaatatgttgttgtttaatgaTGGTAGCAGGCTGACCATgagtaataaatacattatatatatatgtatatatgtataaaacaaTAGTCAATAGCAGCACCAAGATCACAGAATAGACTTATACTCACTTTCAGTGcactttattttccattatgAAATGATTCCATATTTGACACAGTAACATGATTTGACTCAATGCATAAATATATTAACAATGCATTCTAGTCAGCCTCTAAATCATTTAAACCATGGTTGTATCAACACGATGTCTAGAAAAACATAAGAATTCTActacatgtatttaaatgttgtggTATTACTGCATTAAATCCTCTCGGGAGGGCAAAGCTTAGAGGCAGAAACAGAGGTAGTTTAAATCGTTGGCGGATGAGTGGCAGTGCTGTCAGTGAAATCTTATTTAAACCCCAGAACCAAGAACAAAAAGTGTAGATGATATCCATGCTTTACAAGTTTTACATAGACTGTACTACAGGTGAACAGACAGTTAATCGACATTATTTTGGAtgcacaacataaaaaaacaaacaggtgcTAGTAGTGATGCGTGAGAAATGTGCTTgagctgtaaaaataaatgtgttggtctctctcttctcatgcTGTCACCCTACTTGCGTTTTATTGAGAGaaaactaaatacttttttaaacgTTTTAAAGCAACAGTATTGTGTGTATACCTCAAGTTTGATGAGAAAAGTTTGTCACCTCTTTGCTCAAAAAGGGTTAATAGTAATTGTTGAAATTATTTATCCTATTTTGACCACttcattgaattgaattgaatcaatgtatatgtatttttgtaaacTACAACTACAgtcttaataaaaataaatttaaggGGAGTTTACAGTTTTTTAGGGAAAACCTACAGTATGAAAAACCTTGTTTAAGTCACAATGGTTTTAATTGACAGACTTCTTTCCACAAAATCACAATATTACTTGAATATACTGAACAATATATTGCACAAATATATGAGGAATATTAATGGTAAAAGCCACTGAATATTAAGAAATACTATAATAAACAATTCCGAAATAAGTAAATGCAGTTACAAGGATTCATAATTTCATGAAATCCTTAGTTTCTTGGcattgtaaataaaacatgcaacattATTTGATGTGATAGCTCAGTTTTTTTGGCTTTCTCCCTGAAAACCACCTTAAGATTACAATGCCTCTGCAAGAAAATAATCTCAATACATTGTACCagttaataaatatttacatatgaCTACAAATATGAAAGCACTACATTAAAACATACTGCATTAATCTTCTCTAAATGCTAATCTGACAAGTGTGTGATTGGTCAAAGAAGATCTTTTTCCAATAGGTTTCCTTCTGAACAATATTTGTCCTTAAACTGCAACAATAATATGTTGATGTCAGTCTTAAGAGTACAACATGGACAGAAGAGGAATTTCTATGAACACAATGTGTGTTGATGTGGCTCCTTAATCTCGACAAATGAGGGAAAACAACAGCTGCGTGAACCTGTTCTGTAAAGACATACTAGTTTTTGAATGGTTAAGGTTTTACATAACAccttaaataaatcaaaccattaaaacaaattaacatgAGAATAGTATGTAcatgaatacaataataaatataccaTGTATGAAATCAGTTATATTCAGAAATGGCTCTGTGCtctggtaaataaaaaaacatctgaaaactgttgattaaagaaaaagtgGATGTTGTGTAAAAGGTATTATCAGAATTTGAACGACAAACCCTGCTTATAAGATCACTGAAgatcatttcacaaaataattcTAATGCATAAAATAGCAAATACAAGTTATAAATGCTCATTCGGCGGTCCATATTCCTCTAGATTTAAATCCTGCAACAAAAAGAGGGTCATAATCTTCTTCAGTTTATATTGAAATCATTCAGTTATACCTCCACCGTCAGCTGTAACTCACAGACTGATGTCTGTTAATAAGATGGATGCCTCGATCGTGTCCTCAGAGCCGAACTCTGCAACACTCTGGGTTCAGTTCAGCATCCTCTTCACAGAGCAGTGAATTATTGCTCCTCAAACATCTTCAGCTCATCCCGAGGCTGCCTGCTTCTCTCAGATCAGTCAGGAGCCTGTGAGGCTTCACGCCGTGTCTGCAGATCCAACGCTCAAACACAGTCTCACAATCACACAAATCCAGGCTTCATTGAGGACTTGAAGCATTTAGGACAACCTTTCGTGCCGTTTGTCTGCAGACACCTGGAAGATAAAACAGCTAAGTGTCAACAGCTTCTGCCTTTAGACGTGTAAAAATCACGAAATACACATATAAATGCGAGCAGATTTCTTGTTGAAACCAGATCCTACTGTATTCAATACAAATCAcactaatttatttatattatctattaaatatatgtgtcaaaaataataaaaagaaaaacccacttTAGATGGAAAATGTGGGAACAGGGTAAGGCCTGCAGTTTTTGGTCCCTGTCCCCGATGGACTCTCCACACATGCCGCAGTAGAGCTCCAGCTCCTCGACACACTGCAGGAACTTCACCACCTGCTCTCtgagctcctcctgctgccccCGGGTTCGATGAATCCCTTCACTCAGGCAGTGCACCTTCAGCGTACACAgctaaagacaaaaaacagaaaaagactgTGAATGAGACCTGTAGATTGTATGTATGATTTATACAACTTGAGTGAAGAGCTGCAAGATCAGGTTATGGTTAATGGgacaaaagaaaaggtaaattgttttgtctatGAAATGCGAAAAATAGCAAAACATTCCCTCAAAGTTGACTTCTTTGATATgtattgttttgtccaaccaatagttgagaaacacaaagaatacaacaaaataataccATATACTTTTGGAAGTGTATGTAACATTTCACAAATAATCACAAATAAGCATCATAATCTAAAATTGGATTTAGTTTGGTAGCTCTTCTCtgtacctttttttctttttaactatCTAATTAACTAACTATATGTTTCCTACTGCGTAGAAAGTCCTGTGTCCAGTATGTAACTCTGTCATTTATGCATACGTGTTTCATTAttgcttaaaaaatgactaatACCATTATTGAATCATTAAACTACTTGCTGATAATTTCTGCAAACAACTTATTGAATAACGGACTGATCGATTCAGCTCTACTATACTTGTGTCCAGTCAATTACCTTGTTTCCCATTCCATCTGCCAATTCCTGTGCTCGCTGCAAAGAATCAAGAgcctgtaaaataaaagtgaggCAGGCAGTTATTAtgagaaacaataaaacaattatgtCAGTCATAAGACTGTGAAATTTGAAGGGAAATTTACATATAATTATATGCACCTTGTCAAATTCTTTCTGCAGAAGCCAACACTTTGCAACTCCCAGATAGACGTATGATTGTCCGAGACGGTTTCCAATCTCAGTCATGATACCCAGTGCAGACTCGTAGCGAGGGAATGCTTTCTAGAAGGGTGAAGAGAATTACCAAAATAAAGCTCACCATATAGATGCCAGTTCAACAAACAGTTAAGGAAAAAAACTGAGCAACAACTTTCTGTGAGAAAGCTAAATGATATATACACCAAAAGACAAAATCTTTAACCCAACAAGTCTGCACAAAGGGTGGCATCTTACATCAACGTCACGCCTGCAGCGGTGTATGTCTGCAAAGTTCAGTAAGCACAGAGCCTGCAGAGGACGGTCACCGTGCTGCAGAGCAATCTTCATCGATTCCTGTTGAAGTGAAAGACAGaggtattaaatatatataaatgaattgGTCTGACCCCCTAAACT
This is a stretch of genomic DNA from Anoplopoma fimbria isolate UVic2021 breed Golden Eagle Sablefish chromosome 19, Afim_UVic_2022, whole genome shotgun sequence. It encodes these proteins:
- the ighmbp2 gene encoding DNA-binding protein SMUBP-2, which encodes MAVEQFVSKTLELLQEEREAEIEETRLWRENISLKDLQNKGVCLLKLQIGSQSTGLYGRTVLVLEPRKHLGFLSLPSNSFGPGDIVGLYDTGGCTQASQIGTGIVTRVSQASISVAFDDSKDGLSFDTDALHNLLKLANDVTYKRMKYALNALNGYSNGPAANLINVLFGDSKPSNQSQPNEVEFFNSNLDDSQREAVSFTLRQRELAVIHGPPGTGKTTTVVEIILQAVKQGQKVLCCAPSNVAVDNLVERLARCKAKVLRLGHPARLLESIQKHSLDAILAQSDNANIIADIRKDIDKAFIGMKKMREKGDRGNFKREIGELRKELKSREATAIAQILKSADVVLSTNTGASGDGPLKFLPAEHFDWVVIDECAQALESSCWIALLKARKCVLAGDYKQLPPTIKSQKAASKGLSLSLMERLIQMYGDSVVRMLTVQYRMNSAIMTWASKEMYQGRLTAHSSVERHLLKDLPGVTCVEETSTPLLLIDTAGCGLSEMEVTDEQSKGNQGEVDIVELHIKALTGAGVKAKDIAVIAPYNLQVDLLRQKLSARHPELEIKSVDGFQGREKEAVVLSLVRSNRKGEVGFLSEDRRINVAVTRARRHIAVVCDTQTVQTHAFLKSLINHMTEFGEVRTAFEYIQDIVPQNYTRDHKDTKADTSASSSKSTKQKVKDQPPSRAKQQQTKSTGSSSNENTAGTEKHTKSCLTSLTEEEQKKNRCAEIRAQVENFLKDLSQKKLQFPSSLNSHDRLLVHQIAEELGLVHESQGEGKDRCITVARPLLSTQAEKPTQEEDEEEEDEEEAQEEETLPNPQRESLCQPQVDLKSLHLERMKREQQKREEQAQQKKQQSSIPPAQATSSKKPKSAKGKNRMKAGACGIAAAAAPDDDFDTLINAVIKAERVCSFVKCKVSVLTLGQLCQFCNRQYCLSHHIPEVHGCGDKAKSHARMRISKEGILYAGSGKKDKSMDPNKKAYLQRKLDSKLKDMSSQRKPKNKENDS
- the LOC129108341 gene encoding zinc-binding protein A33-like, with protein sequence MAGISFLDKDLLCPQCSDIYYLPVLLNCGHNICRVCLQKFWECKRCRECPVCRAVSVLGRPPINLALKIAAEAYQVQRTSRNQDVCFLHNEKLKIFCHNDLEPICLVCHTSKQHKVHECSPLEEAASQKKTEISAKLECLRKNLRTLNKTKVDWEETKNYIQSQAYEIEEAIKEEFEKLHQFLWEEENSRLKVLKQEKEIKTQVMCEKLENIKDQIKTLSSTISDIEAYLTANDLPFLQDYKDMKKRAKCTIREPECIRDILVNSAKHLGSLGFEIWKKMANIVTYVPVTLDPNTAQSNLKFSKELTSVQYSSKQVLPDNPERCTSRVSVLGATGFTSGKHSWTVDVGQGKEWCIGVAQESIQRKSTVFLNRNEGFWVIGLCKGDSFWAQTSPRSKLVLKHKPEKITVQLDYDKGKVVFINAADSTTIHSFKDRFTERIFPYFSPGLDEDWKNSFPLTICPQTITVNVE